The Oncorhynchus nerka isolate Pitt River linkage group LG12, Oner_Uvic_2.0, whole genome shotgun sequence genome contains the following window.
gcgcacggtgtccccggtgcgcaggcatagccttccggtgtctcccgcctgtccggtgctgccggaatctcccgtccattcgggacccgttgctagggtccccagtccgaggtcggcggcgagggtcaccgctctaaagaggccacggaggcagTTTAAGAGGcggacaaagactatggtggggtccatgtcccgcgccagagccgccaccacggacagatgcccacccagaccctcccctataggttcaggttttgcgtccggagtccgcacctttgggggggggtactgtcacgttctgaccttagtcctttgttttgtctttgttttagtatggtcagggtgtgagttggggtgggcagtctaggttcttttttctatgatttgggatttctgtgtttggcctggtatggttctcaatcagaggcagctgtcaatcattgtccctgattgagaaccatacttaggaagcctgttttcacccttgagttgtgggtgatttttTCTGTTGAGTGTTGgtatctgcaccagacagaaccaggttctctttattgtttttgttcagtgttcatttactttattaaaaagatggacacttaccacgctgcgcattggtcctcaccttcttccaccaacaacggccGTGACAAaatgaccctgtgaagatgcttgaggaaacgggaacaaaagtatctatatccacagtaaaacaagtcttatatcgacataacctgaaaggccgctcagcatggaagcagccactgctccaaaactgccataaaaaagcctgactacggtttgcaactgcacatggggacaaagattgtactttttggagaagtgtcctctggtctgatgaaacaaaaatagaactgtttggccataatgaccatcgttatgtttggagggaagcacgagggtggcagcatcatgttgtgggggtgctttgctgcaggagggactggtgcacttcacataatagatggcgggaaaatgatgtggatatattgaaggaacatctcaagacatcagtcaggaagttaaacttGGTCgccaatgggtcttccaaatgaacaatgaccccaatcatacttccaaagttgacttaaggacaacaaagtcaagatggcttaaggacaacaaagtcaaggtattggagtggccatcacaaagccctgacctcaaccctaaagaaaatttgtgggcagaactgaaaaagcgtgtgcgagcaaggaggcttaaaaaactgactcagttacactagctctgtcaggaggaatgggccaaaattcacccaacttattgtgggaagcttgtggaagactacctgaaacgtttgacccaagttaaacaattcaaaggcaatgctaccaaatactaattgagtgtttgtaaacttctgacccactgggaatgtgatgaaagaaataaaagcttaaataaatccttcactctactattattctgacatttcacattcttaaaataaagtggtgatcctaactgacctaagtgtAACGGTTGTCTTCGGtggaaggggaggaggaccaaagcgcagcgtggtatgtcttcatgatatacactgctcaaaaaaataaagggaacacttaaacaacacaatgtaactccaagtcaatcacacttctgtgaaatcaaactgtccacttaggaagcaacactgattgacaataaatttcacatgctgttgtgcaaatggaatagacaacaggtggaaattataggcaattagcaagacaccccgaataaaggagtggttctgcaggtggtgaccaaagaccacttctcagttcctatgcttcctggctgatgttttggtcactttttaatgctggcggtgctttcactctagtggtagcatgagacggagtctacaactcacacaagtggctcaggtagtgcagcttatccaggatggcacatcaatgcgagctgtggcgaGAAGGTTTGCTGtttctgtcagcgtagtgtccagagcatggaggcgctaccaggagacaggccagtacatcaggagacgtggaggaggccgtaggagggcaacaacccagcagcaggaccgctacctctgcctttgtgcgaggaggagcactgccagagccctgcaaaatgacctccagcaggccacaaatgtgcatgtgtctgctcaaacggtcagaaacagactccatgagggtggtatgagggcccgatgtccacaggtgggggttgtgcttacagcccaacaccgtgcaggacgtttggcatttgccagagaacaccaagattggcaaatttgccactggcaccctgtgctcttcacagatgaaagcaggctcacactgagcacgtgacagacgtgacagagtctggagacgctgcggagaacattctgctgcctgcaacatcctccagcatgaccggtttggcggtgggtcagtcatggtgtggggtgacatttctttggggggccgcacagccctccatgtgctcgccagaggttgcctgactgccattaggtaccgagatgagatcctcagaccccttgtgagaccatatgctggtgcggttggccctgggttcctgctaatgcaagaccatgctagacctcatgtggctggagtgtgtcagcagttcctgcaagaggaagacattgatgctatggactggcccgcccgttccccagacttgaatccaattgatcacatctgggacatcatgtctcgctccatccaccaacgccacgttgcaccacaaaCTGTCCagaagttggcggatgctttagtccaggtctgggaggagatccctcaggagaccatccgccacctcatcaggagcatgcccaggcgttgtagggaggtcatacaggcacgtggaggccacacacactactgagcctcattttgacttgttttaaggacattaaatCAAAGTtgaatcagcctgtagtgtggttttccactttaattttgagtgtgactcacaaatccagacctccatgggttgataaatttgatttccattgatcatttttgtgtgattttgttgtcagcacattcaactatgtaaagaaaaaagtatttaataagaatatttcattcattcagatctaggatgtgttattttagtgttccccttatttttttgagcagtgtattttaatgaaatatCACTGGACACAGAAAACAAAAGGAACAAGagaaataaatgaaaaccgaCACAGTCCTGTgtggaacaaacactgacactgaaaaataatcacccacaaaacacaggtgggaaaaggctacctaagtatgattctcaatcagagacaacgaacgacatctgcctctgattgagaaccataccaggccaaacacataaacacaacatagaaaaaagaacatagactacccaccccaactcacgccctgaccaaactaaaacaaagacaacaaaggaactaaggtcagaacgtgacactaagacagggaatttttacttggattaaatgtatttggctaaggtgtatgtaaacttccgacttcaactgtacatcatcAGCCAAATACCCCTCTCTCTGAGTGGGGCTCTGGCTGCCTCGGCACACTTCGTAAAGACACAAGGTGATAGTGAGAGTCCGAAAGGGAGTCCCAGAAAAGGGAATCTGAGAAATTTCTTGTGAGGAGGGTATATTGAGATGTGAAAGTAAGCGTCCTTCAGGTCGACGAATACGAACCAATCGCCTGGTCGCACAGAACGTAGCAGAGCAGTGTGTGTCAACATTCTGAACATGTACTTTCTCATGTGCCTGTTCAGAACACGTAGATCTAGGATCGGGCGTATGCCGCCCCCCTTTTTTGGAACCTGGAAATAGTATGTGGCAGTGGCTTTGCTCGGGAGGAACAATTCTTATTGCCCTTTTCCCTATTAGCGATGTGATTTCCTCCCGGAGTACACACGCTGATTCCTGAGTGTATATGATTCCATTGAATTGAGGCGGGGTGACAGCGAATTCTAGTCTGTATTCCCTGTCTATTGTGCCCTATACCCAGTTTGACACTGCTCATGCCAACCATTTCTCTCTCCGCTCCAAGAGAGGGCTGACCGGGATTCCCCCCACgttcagccaatcatggctggtGTAGTGTAATAAAGGCTTCAGACGAATACGCTGGAGAAGTATCCCATAAGTGAAATAGAGAAACGAATACTTGAAAGAGAACTGTTAAATAACACAagtcattctctctccatctctgtgtgtaGTGTCTGGCTGCAGGCTCCATCATCATGAACAGGGAGATCGAGAGTATGGCCATGAGGCCTCTAGCCAAGGACCTGACCCATAGTCTGGAGGAAGTCCGAAACATCACGAGAGACCAGGCCCTCAGAGACCTCAACTTCTACACTGACCGCATGAGGGACGCGCTACGCCACTTCGACAGCCTCTTTGCTGAGTTTGAACTCAGGTAGCTATAGGACATCAACATCTTTAGCTTTTggacatcatcaacaacaacatatttGACTGTATTTACATATTTTGTTTTACACAattccctcatctcctcttctgTCAGCTATGTGTCAGCCATGGTGCCTGTGAAGTCTCCCAAAGAATACTATGTTCAGCAGGAGGTGATTGTGCTCTTCTGTGAGACTGTAGATAGGTGAGTTGTATGCAGGggcaacagaggaatagagacgaGTGATGTCACAGGAGATGCAGGGTTtagtacattttttaaatggttgGCCAATATTATTTCACATCCTCTCGTCTTTGTTGTGTTTGTCTTAGGGCGCTCAAGCTGGGCTATCTCAGCCAAGACATGATCGATGACTATGAACCCGCTCTGATGTTTACAATCCCCAGACTAGCCATTGTGTGGTAAGTgttttctcctctgtctccatcttcctcttcttcctagAAGTCTCTGATACTAATAACATGTTATAATCCCCATGTCTCTCCTTCAGTGGTCTGGTGGTGTACGGTGAAGGTCCACTCAACCTGGATAGGAAACCAGAGGACATGTCTGAGCTCCTCCGGCCTTTTCGCACTTTACTGAAGAAGATCAGGTACTGTTAAGAGGATACACATATAGATTGTCCTCTGTATTTAATCATAGAAAATAGCTCTGTCATTCACAACAATCTTTTGAACATCAGTCTCAAGAACCTGGGCAAACAATCTAAAGGTCATGGGCCACTACCGTCCTCATTGAGTGATCATTTTAGGCTGGTAAGTATGTTGTTAAGGTTGTGTTATTCCCATAGGGACCTGCTGCAGACCCTGTCAGAGGAGGAGTTGTTGACGCTGGAGCGGAGCCTTTGTATCTCTCAGGACGGGGAGTTCCCTTGGTCCCTGAGtgcccacccacacccaccccaacccccaccaTAGCCCCAGACCTCCCTTCATCCAGCAGCCCCACCAGCGACACTCGTGAGGAGGTGAGCGAGGAGGAGAGAGTGCAGCAACAGGAGGTGCTGTCTCTGTGCATCTCCCAcatccaggaggaggaggacagggagtggGAGGAGGTGAAGCGGGCGAGGGAGCAGGGTTCTCtgtgtgaggaggtggaggaggcagaccTGGCCTGCTCCATGCAATATGATGAGGAGGAGATCGAACAGCTCAACATGATGGTGTACCGTGTGGGGGATGAGATGTCCACGCTGCTGTCCCCTCCCAGCCAGGGCCAGTCCCCGGCCCACCGCCCCAACAGAGGGGGCTCCAGCGGGGGCTCCAGCACCGAGGCCTCCCCCCTCCGGTTCCTGGTGGGCCGGGGAAGGACAGGTCTCTACcatgaggaggaggacagagtctTCTTCATGGAGGACTTGGACGCAGGAGGGGACATTGTGACCAGCAGCCGTTTGACCTCGCCTTCCaaagcccctcagccctccttGCCTCAGCCCCACAGACCTGGCCTCCTGACAGACTCAACCAGGAATGGCTGGTCCACTGATGCTCAGTCAGATCCGTCCCAGCAGCCCCAAAACATGCCCCCACAGTGCCCAAACACCAAGCGTCCAGGCCCCATCCCCGGCCTGGAGCCCTTGCCCTACACTAACGGCTGGGAGGTGGGCCTGGAGGGGGGCGAGACTGCTGAAGTCATTGCACACCGTATGGGAGGGATGAAGCTCTCGGCCACGGTCATCTTCAATCCCGGCTCCCCCAGCCTGACTGAGCTGGCTGTGGACAAGCTGCTCCTACCCCgcccccccctctcctcagctACAGAGCCCTGCGGCCCCCTGGTGGCCACCCACTGCCTGCTCAACTCCTGTGTCTGCTGCGGCAGCTGTGAAGACGGCCATGATGACACCCTCACCATGGACAACACAGGGCTGGGGATGGACCTGGGGTTGGACAAACACTGCAAGCCCCATCCACCACACAGCTCTGTCATCCAGTCCTCTGCCTGTCGCCTGGCCTCCTCAGGACACAACTTACATAGGAAGGGGGACTCTCCCCCCCAGCTGACGCCCCCCTCCTCCCGCTGCTCCTTAGAGCCTCCTccaggggaggaggaaggggaccaGCGCTGTGACAAGTGCCTGGTGGTGGTGGCCCCGGGATCTCAGCAGGGCCTGGGCCAGGACAGCAGCCCCAATGGAGTAAGGGGAGCCCCAGAGCCCTGTGTCCACCAGTGGAGGACAGTGAGGAGGCCTCAGGCCAGCGGGGGAAGGGACAGGACaggaaccagacagacagacggggagtcCAAGGAAGAGAGCAAGAAGAACACTAGGTATGAGCATATGTACTATAGGTGTGTGTTTGGGTGATGTATTATCAGCGCTCCCCTTCAAAGCAGGTAGGCCTCAACAACAGTCATTTACATATCTGTGGAAAGCAAacttcctccatgtctctctggcTAATTGAACCAGGATCTTGTCATCCACTTGTTGTTTTATGTTCTAGTTGCTATTTGCACTTGGCTTTATGCTACTTTTGTGCCTATCATAATGTTCACAGATCCCGTTTTATGTTGCCCATATGTTATcggtttattattttatttaatgaTTTATTCCCAGTTCTTTCCAGGACTCTCCTCTCAGCTCAGTCTCCAGTAGTGACTATGAGAGTGTGTCTGTCACCACATGTAGTCTGTCCAGCAGTGCTTACACAGCCAGGTAACCGCTGgccgtgtgtgtgtttctgtttcgtACATCCCCATGTTACAGCTTATGTTAGTACTATAACCCTTGCCCATCTCTATTTTACTCACTTTGAGATTGAAATCAACCAAAACCACTATAGTGCGATGCATATTCAAGTGCAGTACACAATATGCTGGTGAACAGTGTTTCTGTGTTTATAACAATGACAATATGACagtacctcctctctccctccatcctccctctcccttcactggatctctctctcccgttctcactctctctcttgcacgtgcgctccccctctctcctccagccctgTCAGCAGTCTTACCACGAGCTCAGGGACGTCAGAGGATCTGGACCACCATGAGATCCAGCTGGCCCTGCAGGCTGCTAAGATGGCCGCCAGGAACAAGATCCGCTCGCGCTTCCACAGCAGCAGTGACCTCATCCACCGCCTCTTCGTCTGCATATCGGGTatgacacactccctctctctctgagggtaTGACTATCTGTCCAAGGATATTACTCTCCAAGGGTATAGCTGTGGTTTGATGGGGTAAATCAGTCTATGTTTCTTTTTACTCTTTTTACTATGTCTTTCTTTTTACTCTGAAAGACAATGAAATCATGCTTTTGTTGCTTAACCAGTATGCACTCCTCTTCAGTCCACCCCATAGTGCTTCTCTATTTATTACAAATGATTTGCTGCTAGTCTTACAAGAAGCTAAAATGACTATGTAGGCTGATGACTACACATCAGCACCCAcagccagtgagctcactgagactcttcgcaaggagttacagtcagtgtCAAAATGGGTAATGACCAAATAACTTAAATACATTCCTCTTAGACCTCAACCTCAGCTGTAGTTTGACATAAAGGGTGTGCCCATTGAAGAAGTTGAAGTCCTAGGAGTAACATTGGATAGTCCGTTATCACGGTcaagtcatattgacaaagtTGCTGTGATGATGGGGAGAGGTAGGTCTGTTTATAAAACTAGTTTCTGTGTTTTTGACACACAGATCAACTAATTGTTCAGGCTCTGATCTTGTCCCATCTTGATGACTGTACGGTAATGTGGTCAGGTGCAGCAGAGAAAGACCTTGTGAAACTGCAGCGGGCTCAAAACAAAGCAGAACGCCTTGCCCTGGACTGTACACACAGAACCAACAACAACATGCATGATCGTTTTTCATGGTTGAGAAATTAACTACTACTATTGACTaggaaacgtgtgtgtgttgGAAATGCCTAAACACTTGTATAATCTATTTGCATACACTTCAAACAGACATCCATACTCCACCAGACACTCCACTATGGGTTTCTTCACAGTACCCAAACCAAAAACAGATGGAATGCGTcgctcagttatgtatagagccatgacATCGTGGAATGGTCTgtcaccagaggttactcagttatgtatagagccatgacATCGTGGAATGATCTgtcaccagaggttactcagttatgtatagagccatgacATCGTGGAATGAtctgccaccagaggttactcagttatgtatagagccatgacATTGTGGAATGCTCTgtcaccagaggttactcagttatgtatagagccatgacATCGTGGAATGCTCTgtcaccagaggttactcagttatgtatagagccatgacATCGTGGAATGCTCTgtcaccagaggttactcaggcaAAAAGAAAGATAAAAAACATCTTGTatcacatcctctcctctctctatagatctAATTGAACTGTATATATGAATTGTGTGTAAATGGTATTTTTGTTGTCCCTTGTTGTCTTTCCAATATATAGTACTTTGTCATGAATTTGTGCGTTTTATGTGGACCacgggaagagtagctgctgcatgtgcagtagctaatagggatcctaataaactaaactcCAAAGGTTTTACACTGTGTTCCACAATACATTAGCCTACTGGGCTTTGCTCTTATCACATGTACCACATTTGCACCACCGTTTCCTTGCATCTCACTGGTTCCTCTTGACCCCCAGGAGTTGCTGACCAACTGCAGACAAACTACGCGGCTGACCTTCGAAGCATTCTGAAGACACTGTTTGAAGTCATGGCTACCTCTGAGCAGGGGGACAATGACAAGCAGAAAGGTGGGAATCTTTATATTGACTTGCAGTAATGCCAAGGATCTTAGTGTACTTCTCCCAGTATGTTattctgtaatgtactgtatactgacagAATGACCATGGTTGACACAGCTGTGCTCTGTGTGGTTCAGCAGGTCCAGGGCTGCGCAGCGCCATGCTGGAGGACTGTGCTCTCTGTCAGGAGACCATCTCTTCCTCTGAGCTGGCAGCCAAGGCCCGGGAGGAACAGTTCGAAGGTCAgcacctcccctttctcctcaaaaatcacatacacacatatgcatgcATGCACAGTGACGCATGAATAAACAAGCACCACTATTAATGTGCCTATGCTTTTCCCCTGTAGACCCCCCAGACTGGGTTCCTGATGAGGAATGTGACTCCTGCATCACCTGTAAGGCCCCCTTCACAGTCATCCGCAGAAAGCATCACTGTAGGAGCTGTGGCAAGGTAACACAAAACACCTGCACAGATCTCTTTAAGTATTGTACTACGTAAAATAAATAGGTAAACAATCAAATATACCTTGTTTGTTCTACGTGTCATTTCAGATCTTCTGCTCTCGCTGCTCCTCCCACTCAGCCCCGTTACCGCGGTACGGCCAGGTGAAGTCCGTTAGGGTGTGTACACACTGCTACATGTTCCACGTCACACCGTTCTACAGCGACAAGACTGGCATctgacccctgctgtaccaacagACTCCCCCGCCTCCCTGCCCCCTGCCTCTACAGAAGCATATCCAGGGGATATGAGGCTATATTCAAAGTAAATCCCCAACTGCACAGAGCGACCTTAACGATCAACTTCATCACACTGCACGGCAAAGCAAGGCAAGGCTTTGAAATAGGAGGACATGGATGAGAGCGCAGAGAGATGAAATAAGGTCGGATGTGAAGGCACATAAACTATGATTATACCCTTTCTGTTTTTGAGATGCTACTGCTGCCTGAAAGGGACCCACGGCGCCTGATGCTAtgctgtcctcctcccctctgacTCACTGATGCCTGTCTGTGGAggcagaggaagaagaaagaaaaCAACCGACTGGAAATAGGGTTTTGTACTGGCATGTTGCAAGGCTACTCTGGACAGGTCCAGTGCTTTAGGAACAGCTTCTAGGGCTGTTTGaagctgaaaagagagagaaagcctgTGGAACATTTCTGTTTTATTGCttgtgtataaaaaaaaaaaggccTTCTGACATCATGTCCTATGCTTTAGTGGGCTTCCCACACTTGTGCCAGAGCTCTCTCAGGGCTCCGATGTTAATTTAAAGAATGTAAGTCATAATAAACATGTAAATTAAGGATAATTATGTTGATAGTGATGATAATCTCCGCACCACTGATCTCACTTGTTTGGCCAAAATGGCTCTAAAGGTTTTAATTTTAGTTTGTCATGTAATTCCTGATGCTGTAATGATGAGGAGGGGAAAGCAATCCTCACCAGGCTACCTATCAGcgaagcaaaaaaaaaaagagatttACTCCTAGAATGGTTTAGGTATAGATTCCTCCCACGGAAATGTGTGGAGTTTTCAGCAATGCTTTAAACGGCAATGAATGTGTTATATCGTTTAAAGACATGGGATTTTGATTATAGCGACCATGTCTCAAAGGACACTTAAGTTGTCTGGTCTTTTAATAACAATGTGGGCAGTGGCCATTGCTCTTTCAGTCATAACATTTCATGTTTTTAATGATTTATCTTGTTCCCTACCCACCCCAACCTTAACCTGTGTAACTCGTCAACCTCTGAGATTGATGTGGTCACATCAGTCACTCTCTCAGGCATTGGATGCCCCCTAGTGGAGAGAGACTGTAAACTCCTACCACACATCATCAGCACCaagattatctgtgattattagaGTCATGGAGTGCATATCACATACTAGTTAGAGGTTCATGAGGCTTGTCTCCCATCAGTTGGTTAAGGCAGCAATGTTGTTTTTTCCTTCTGTGTATATTGTTGCAAAGCACATTTATCTTAAGTCATATTTTAACTCCCAGTGGTGgcactgatcaaatcaaatcaaagtttatttgtcacgtgcgccgaatacaaccttacagtgaaatgcttacttacaggctctaaccaatagtgcaaaaaaggtgttaggtgaacaatggTCAAGTAGCACTGATAGCACACTTATCTAGACAGGTGTCACTAGAATAGAGACACAACTCTCCGACTACACTAAGCAGGTCATTGGTGTACATTCTCATTATCTTGTTTACATACCAGCTGCTATTGCAGAAACATGTGATCTGTAGTGAAATCAGTTAGAATATGTTACAAATATAGTCTCATACCATTAAGTTGTTAAAAATGTTTTGTTACATCCTAACCTGGTTATATACATCGTCTCCATACCTCTCTGCACAATGTAGTACTGTTCCCAGTTGATAACCACTTCCTCTACTGTTACATCATCATAATCCTGCTCCCTCTAGTCATCTCTGATGCAGAGGGAACGCTTCCCCATCTGGGTTACAATGGAGAATGAGTTGGAGTTGATGTGGATAGAGGAATGGCCAATCTGACATAACTGTCTCAAACAACCATGGCTTTTTACACTTCAAGGCCACATCAGTTATATCAAATCTGCGCTGTCTTATAAGCTAATTCTCAGGCTTCATCTTGTCTAGACCACTCACTACTTATACAAGTTTTATTTTTATTGAGGAAAATATAAGAACTTTTAAGAGATTGTCATTTTAATTTTATAAAGAACAAAAGTAAATTATGTAAATGTATAAATCTATTACTCCTTTTTCTGTATAGAGGAATGATGCAGTAATTCAATGACTGGACGTCCTATTACTTCAGAGCTTGTTCTTATTTTGTAAAGGCTAGCTACATTTCAATAATAAGAGCTATGTGGAACATTGGGAAAATGTCATAATATGATTTAAATGTCATGAAAATTAAATGACTTCCTCTTTGAATAAGTGTTTATTGTCATTTATGTCTACATGTCATTGTTATTCTCTCAGGCAGGTGTGACATTTGTCAACTCGTCATTGATACATACGGTCTTGGCACTTGAGTGTAGACACCTTCAAGCAAACATGATCCAAAAGGATTTCATGGAACATTGGAACCTGCCTCTTGTGACGTTCTCAGGGCAGATACATCCCAGTCCCACTGGGTGGCAGCACCTATTCATTTGATCCCTCATTGGCTGATATCTGACTGATAGTATGCAGTTGTttagtatttattaggatcctTATTACTTCCTGGGGTCGAAACAGGGTGTCTTCAGTATGTTATCCATACATTAACACAACTCACCCCTAACAATTAAAATGTTTCCTTTTCATAATTCATTTTAATAAATTGATGTTATGGGCGTTGCTGAAAGTCTCTGTTTTGTTCTTCTGGAGTTAGGATAAAGTTGCCTCAATGCTGAGGTCAGTGTTGTATTTTCCCTCCTAATGGTCAAGGTCAGGAATTAGGGAGGGAAACCTTATCATAGATCTGTTACAGGGGTGACGTTCACCCCTGATTGTCAGCACTGCAATTGTTTTAAATTACTGTGAATTATTTTGACAACTTTAAATTGAGGCATATACAATTACATATTTGACTCGTGTAGGGGCTATTGGATCGTGATAGTGAGAAATAAAGAGTTAATTTTGATAGTTACCCAGTCCTTATATGTGATTGGTCCAAAATTGAGAGCTGGGATTAGACAGCGCTGCCCTGCTAAATCTCGTAGTCGATGAAGTAGAGTCTACTGTAGATACAGATGGGATACAGACTTTAAAAACGATCTAACATTTCCAGTTTGTCGAGAAGTTAATTCAGCATTTTAATGGATACCTATGTGTGATAAATGTACGCATTTGATTGTATGCTTTGTCTGATTGACAGTTTTTCCATATAGCCGATCTATGCTGAAAGGATATACAGTCATGCAGTGATCACTAATTATTGTGGTTGTTTAAGAAAGCGCAGATGAAATCGGCCACTGTCAATAAATAAATGGAGACTGCGAGGACTTGTATGAGAATGGGTAACAAGTGTTCTATAAAGAGGCTGATACGAGGTTAACTTCATTCACTGGAAACTTCAGGT
Protein-coding sequences here:
- the zfyve28 gene encoding LOW QUALITY PROTEIN: lateral signaling target protein 2 homolog (The sequence of the model RefSeq protein was modified relative to this genomic sequence to represent the inferred CDS: inserted 1 base in 1 codon); this translates as MNRFRKWLYKPKRTDPQLLAQFYYADEELNQVATELDSLDGRKDPQRCTLLVNQFRSCQDNVLNIINQIMDECIPDDRANRDFCVKFPEEIRHDNLAGQLWFGAECLAAGSIIMNREIESMAMRPLAKDLTHSLEEVRNITRDQALRDLNFYTDRMRDALRHFDSLFAEFELSYVSAMVPVKSPKEYYVQQEVIVLFCETVDRALKLGYLSQDMIDDYEPALMFTIPRLAIVCGLVVYGEGPLNLDRKPEDMSELLRPFRTLLKKIRDLLQTLSEEELLTLERSLCISQDGEFPXVPECPPTPTPTPTIAPDLPSSSSPTSDTREEVSEEERVQQQEVLSLCISHIQEEEDREWEEVKRAREQGSLCEEVEEADLACSMQYDEEEIEQLNMMVYRVGDEMSTLLSPPSQGQSPAHRPNRGGSSGGSSTEASPLRFLVGRGRTGLYHEEEDRVFFMEDLDAGGDIVTSSRLTSPSKAPQPSLPQPHRPGLLTDSTRNGWSTDAQSDPSQQPQNMPPQCPNTKRPGPIPGLEPLPYTNGWEVGLEGGETAEVIAHRMGGMKLSATVIFNPGSPSLTELAVDKLLLPRPPLSSATEPCGPLVATHCLLNSCVCCGSCEDGHDDTLTMDNTGLGMDLGLDKHCKPHPPHSSVIQSSACRLASSGHNLHRKGDSPPQLTPPSSRCSLEPPPGEEEGDQRCDKCLVVVAPGSQQGLGQDSSPNGVRGAPEPCVHQWRTVRRPQASGGRDRTGTRQTDGESKEESKKNTSSFQDSPLSSVSSSDYESVSVTTCSLSSSAYTASPVSSLTTSSGTSEDLDHHEIQLALQAAKMAARNKIRSRFHSSSDLIHRLFVCISGVADQLQTNYAADLRSILKTLFEVMATSEQGDNDKQKAGPGLRSAMLEDCALCQETISSSELAAKAREEQFEDPPDWVPDEECDSCITCKAPFTVIRRKHHCRSCGKIFCSRCSSHSAPLPRYGQVKSVRVCTHCYMFHVTPFYSDKTGI